The sequence below is a genomic window from Candidatus Effluviviaceae Genus V sp..
CTCGAACAGGACGACGCCGGCCGGCAGCTGCTTGCTGGCCTGCACGCCGACCGTGAAGGCGGTGGCGTCGATGAGCTCATCGCCCAGGGTGAACTTCTGCCAGAAGAAGCCCGCCGCGATGTCGGCCGGGACGGGTTCGTCGATGTACTGTGAGATGCTGTGACGGAGTCCGAAACCGTAGAGGCTGACGTTGCCGAGTTCGACGTCGCCCGTGTCGAGGGCGATGTACCTGATGAGCGCCTCGGTGCCCCTGACCGACCCGATGCGGACCTGCGGCACGGCCAGCGTGAACGAGTTCAGGGAGAACCCGCCGGGAAAGGCGAAGCTCGTCCCGCCGTCCCCCTGTACGACGACCGCGTCGCCTGAGCCGACCACGGTCGGCGCTGCGATCGTCTGCTCCGGAGAGAAGCCCTCCTCGGTGGTCGCGTCGAAGGTCTCGTCGTCGTCGGAGAAGAGGACCGCGACGATGCGCGTGTCGAGGCTCAGGTGGAATCCGTCCGGCGGTATGTAGGCCGACGACCAGAGGCCGCCGTTGAGGTCTGCGCCGATCGCGTCCGCCAGCGGCTGCAGGTAGCCCTCCGCGTTGTCGCCAGTGTACGCCGAGATCTGGTCCTCGATCTGTGCCGACGCGGTGCCGAACGCCAGGAGTCCGGCGGCCAGCCCGACGACGGCGGCGAGGAGCCGCATGCTTCGTCTCATGCTCTTCCTCCCTCGAAGGGGTGAGAGTCTGCCTACCCCTGCTTCCGCGCGCCCGCTCCTCCGTCCTATCGCACGCCCCGCACCGCCGCGCGGCAGCTTCGATGAGAACTGAACCACCGGCCTCGGCGGCGCGTCAAGAGCATTCTTGAGGGAGAGTCGGTCTCGTCCCGCGCGAAAGGCACCGCACGATCGGGGAAGAACTTGACACGGCCCGTCCGATTGGATAGCGTCTTTGGGTCCACAATCCCTGACAGCCCGCGCAGCGTGCGGTGTCCCGGCCATAGCGTCGGCCCGGGGCGTCCCCTGGTGTTGTCTGGCGGGCGCCGTGAGAACGGCGCCGGTCGCTCTCTCTTGAGTGGAGGAGACTGCGATGCGTTCGATCGCCATCGTCAACCAGAAGGGTGGATGCGGGAAGACCACGACCGCCATCAGTCTGGCCACCTACCTTGCGGACTCCGAGCGCCGCGTCCTCCTGATCGACTGCGACCCACAGTCCCACGCCTCGATCGGTCTGGGCGTCGACACGGACGCCATCGAGCGCGGTACCTACGACGTCTTCATGGATCCCGGAACACAGATTGCAGATACCGTCTACCACGTCTCCGAGAACCTCGACGTCGTCCCTTCGAACGTCGTGCTGTCTGCAGTCGAGCAGCAGCTCTCGGGGCAGCCCGATCGCGAGAACAGGCTGCGATGGAAGCTCGAGGCTTGCAGGGGGGACTACGACTACGTCTTCGTCGACTGTCCTCCGAGCGTCGGGCTTCTGACCTTCAACGCCGTCGTGGCCTGTGACGAGGCGCTCGTCGTCATGGAGCCCTCGTTCTTCTCGCTGCACGGCGCGCTGAAGGTCGTCGAGACGATCGACCTCGTCAGGGAACAGCTCTCGATGACGAAGCGCGTCCGCGTGCTGATCACGATGTTCGACCGCCGAACCCGGTTCTCGAAGGAGTTCCTCGAGGAGGCGAGAGTCAGGTTCGGCCGCGAGCTCTACGACACGGTCATCCGCAGCACCGTCAGGTTCCGCGAGGCGGCGAACTGGGGTGTCGCCATCTCGCACTACTCGAAGAGCTGTGGCGGCTCGCGGGACTACAAGACGCTCGCCCGCGAGGTCATGGCCGAGGAGGAGTCGCTCGAATCGCCGCCGGAGGAGGTTCAGGAGAGCTCCAACGGCGCGCCCCTCGAGCAGGGGATGGACGACTGGATCCTGACGCAGCCGGGTCCGCACTTCGTCGAGGGGGGCGTTCTCTTCTCCCTCGTGGCCCCGGAGGCGAACGAGGTCGAGCTGGTCGGCAGCTTCAATGAGTGGGACCGGTCACGCGCGGTCCCGCTGAGCCGGCAGTCGAACGGCGTCTGGCACACGACGCTCGATCTGTCGCCGGGGCGCCACCTGTACAAGTTCATCATCGACGGCGCGTGGCGGCCCGATCCGGCCAACGAGAACAGGATCAGGCCGAACGAGGACTGCATCGTAGAGGTCTACCAGAGGAAGTGAGGCGACCGCCGCGCCTGCGGCGGCCGAGAGACGGCACACGCACCCGGTCTTCGGAAAAGGCAACATGAGCGGGCAGCAGGACGACAGAACGCCGAAGACGCTGGCAGACGTATCACACCTCTTCTTCTCCAGGAGTGACGCGTCCGAGCAGGGCGACGAGCGGTCGCGCGCAGACGCGACGGTCTGCGCCGCCGGTCCGGCCGGACAGGCCGGCGATGCGGCGGGGGAGGCGTCCGCGACGGGTTCCGTGCCGGTCCCGTCGACGTCGAGGGCCGATCAGGGTCACTGGAACCGCACGGTGGTCGTGCCCGTCACGGGAGGCGGGCGCCCCGGCGCGTCCACGATCGCCGTCAACCTGGCCCACGCACTGCTTCCCTGGGGACGCGTCGCTCTCTTCGACGCCGACGGGCGGCTTCCAAACGCCCGTTTCTATCTCGGACTCTCGTCGGCACATTACCTCGGTCATCTGACCGGCGCAGAGCCGGCGCCCACCACCATTGTGGAGGGGGGCCTGCTCGTCGGCGACTGGGTATCCGGACACGCGGGGCCGGACGACGGCTCCCTTTCCGGTGAGGCGCTCTACGTCGACGTGGCCGACGCCGGCAGGCGCGCGATCGACCTGGCGGTCGTCGACGTGGCGCCGGACCGCCTGGAGATCCTGCGACCGATCGCACAGCTCGTCGCCGCTCCGGTCCTCGTCGCCGAGCCGAGCTTCGACGGTTTCGTCGGCGCCTACGCGGCCGCCTCGGCGCTCCGGTCGGCCGGCATGTTTGACCTTGAGCTCGTTGTCAACGGCATCGAAGCCCCGGAGGAGGGGCAGCGGTTTTCCGCGAAGATGCGGGAGGCCGGTCGACGTCTGTTGGATATGGAGATACGCTTCGCCGGGGCCGTGCGCCGCGAGCCCCGGCTCGGCAGCAGGCAGCGCGAGCGGGGACCGGTGGTCCGCTCGGAGCCTGACTCGGTCGCGGCGCTGTCGCTCCGGGAGGTCGCGGCGAACGTGCTGGCTGCGAGCCGGGAGGGCGAGAGTGCGACCGGTGCGGAAGGCCGCATCGGCACGCAGGAGGTTCAGCCATGAGCTACAGCATCGAACGGACAGACCTTCCGGGACGCAGGTCGCTCTGCCGCATGGTGGCCGGGCAGCCTGACGCTTTCGGGGAGGGAACACGTCTGGTGGACGACGATGCGCGTGGTCCTTCCGGTATCGACCTCGTGCTGGCCGGTCCGGAGGGCAGGCCGGTTCTCGTCGACGTGGTCGCAGGGGAGGAGCGCCAGATCCCGGCACGGCTCTTCGAGCACCGCGCGTGGCTCGAATCGAACGGGCGGCTCTTCATGAAGGCGTATGGCCGGGACGGTGTCTCGCGTCCCGATGAGCCCGTCGTCGTGTTCGTCACAGGGAGCGTTCCGGCGGGTGTGATCGGGGTTCTCGCTGCGCTCGGGGACGGGGATGTCAGGTTGCTCCGCGCCGAGGCGTTCCGGGTCGACGGCGAGGAGACGGTTGCTCTGGAGGACGTGACGCCGGCGGTCGCAGAACCCGGGCCCCGGAGCGGACGGAGCGAGCCTCACGATGAGCCGGACGTCAGCGGGGATACCGATGCGGCCGGCATCCGTTCCGAGGGCGTCAGGGCGCTCTTCGAGCTGTTTCGTTCGGGCGTCGACGGACTGGACGGGCGCATCGAGGCGGAGGTCGGTGACGAGGCGGCCGAGTTCGCGCTGTCGGGTCGAAGGCTGGCCCGCGTCGCGTGGTCGCCTGAGAGCTTCACCGTCACGGTCGGGGACGGCCGGAACAACCCGATCGTCGTGTCCGACCGCGTGTCCTTGGAGCGTGCTCTGAATGCCGTCGTGTCCTACTTCGTCAGGGAAGAGGAGCCGGGGGGGCCGAGCGCGTCGTCGGATGTGCCGGAAGAGGAGCGGGCTGAGCTCGCGGCGGTCTGGTCCGGAGGAGGCTCGACCGACTAGAGCCTCTCGTCCGAACCGGGGACCACGCGAAACGGGGGCCTCATGGCCCCCGCCGGGCAACAGAAACAGGGGCTTTCGCCCCTGCATAATCTACAACGCCGGAACCGCTGCGAAGTGTGCAGCGGTTTTTTTTGTTTTTCCCCGCCGGGCCCCGGGAGACTGCACAGGAAGGCTCTCCGGAGGTTCCCCCTGCGCCTGTGAGGCCCAACGGAAGGCCCCGAGAGCACGAAAGGGGCCCACAAGGGCCCCTTCAAAGAAACAGGGGCCTTTTGGCCCCTTCATACTCTACAACGCCGGAAACACCGCGAAGTGTGCAGTACTTTCTTGCCTTTTCTGCCGTCGTGTCGCTGAGGGACCCGTCAGAGGGATGACCGGCGCGGAAAGTCCCCTTGCACTAGGCTCTTCCTGGGTACACGGTCTCGCGGGCGTCGCTCAGAGCCGCCCTGATCTTCACGAGCTCGTTCGCCACCGTCCTCCTCGAGATGCCGAGAGCCTCCGCGACTTCGATTCGCGTGAACCCCTGTGCCAGTGCGTAGGCGATCTGTCGCTGCCGCTCCGTGAGGCTCTCCATCGCCTCGTGGACCTCGATGGAGAGCGTCACCGCCTCGGGGACGGTCTCGAGCGGCTCGGTCAGGAGCAGCTCGTGCCAGTCGGCGGGTATGATGCGCAGGACCTGGGGGTCCACGTCGCCGAGGATCCCGTAGTGGATGACCTGCCGGTCGAGATCGCCCTCGGGACAGTCGATGGCCGTCCGTCGCATGAAGTCGACGGCCCGCCAACGGGCTCCCGAGAGATACCACGAGCGCGTCTTGCCCTCGGGCGCATGCCAGATGTGGATGCGCATCTCCTGGGTGAGGTCCTCCTTGAGCACCTCGTCGCTGGTCAGTCGCGCGGCGATCCGCGCTATGTCGGTCTCGAACTCATACCAGCGCTGCATGGGACCCGCTCGTTCCCTTTCTTCTCGCCTGGAAGCCGACGGAGAACAGCCTGCACACCTCTATTCTGTCAGGGGCTTCCCGACATGTCAAGAAAGCGGCGGTTCATCGGATGGTCCGCCCGGTCGCTCCGCCTCCCTGTGCGGATGCCCGACCGTCTTCCGGGCGGTCTCCGTCCCGTCCCGCCCGGCTTGACACCCCTTTCGGCCGGACCTACAATGAGATTGCACGAACCATGCCGACCATCGCCTGACGCGTTGTGGACCACGCGACGCGGCCCGCCCCGCGGATCTCGT
It includes:
- a CDS encoding AAA family ATPase, which encodes MRSIAIVNQKGGCGKTTTAISLATYLADSERRVLLIDCDPQSHASIGLGVDTDAIERGTYDVFMDPGTQIADTVYHVSENLDVVPSNVVLSAVEQQLSGQPDRENRLRWKLEACRGDYDYVFVDCPPSVGLLTFNAVVACDEALVVMEPSFFSLHGALKVVETIDLVREQLSMTKRVRVLITMFDRRTRFSKEFLEEARVRFGRELYDTVIRSTVRFREAANWGVAISHYSKSCGGSRDYKTLAREVMAEEESLESPPEEVQESSNGAPLEQGMDDWILTQPGPHFVEGGVLFSLVAPEANEVELVGSFNEWDRSRAVPLSRQSNGVWHTTLDLSPGRHLYKFIIDGAWRPDPANENRIRPNEDCIVEVYQRK
- a CDS encoding sigma-70 family RNA polymerase sigma factor; the protein is MQRWYEFETDIARIAARLTSDEVLKEDLTQEMRIHIWHAPEGKTRSWYLSGARWRAVDFMRRTAIDCPEGDLDRQVIHYGILGDVDPQVLRIIPADWHELLLTEPLETVPEAVTLSIEVHEAMESLTERQRQIAYALAQGFTRIEVAEALGISRRTVANELVKIRAALSDARETVYPGRA